A genomic stretch from Candidatus Amarolinea dominans includes:
- the argF gene encoding ornithine carbamoyltransferase encodes MRHLLDISDLSPAEVWQILHTAAALKAEWRQAGNAPILAGKALGMIFQKPSLRTRVSFEMAMQHLGGHAIYLAPNEISLGARESVPDVARVLARYVDAIMARVFDHQHILQLAQVAGIPVINGLSDFSHPCQALSDLFTIYEKHGRLAGLKLAYVGDGNNVAVSLAQAGARTGMHITIAAPPGFQIAAAVGQAAAAEALRQGGSLTLTADPFAAVAGADIIYTDTWASMGQEAEAGQRRLVFPPYQVNDALLKASGNADVLVMHCLPAHRGEEITDDVADGPHSVLWDQAGNRMHCQKAILALLLA; translated from the coding sequence ATGCGTCACCTATTGGATATCAGCGACCTGTCACCCGCCGAGGTATGGCAGATTCTGCACACAGCCGCAGCCCTGAAAGCAGAGTGGCGTCAGGCCGGTAATGCCCCCATCCTGGCCGGCAAGGCATTGGGCATGATCTTTCAGAAGCCTTCGCTGCGCACGCGTGTTTCATTCGAAATGGCCATGCAGCACCTGGGCGGTCACGCCATTTACCTCGCGCCCAACGAGATCTCCCTGGGCGCACGTGAGAGTGTGCCAGACGTCGCGCGGGTGCTGGCCCGCTATGTGGATGCCATCATGGCCCGTGTCTTCGATCATCAGCACATCCTGCAGTTGGCTCAAGTCGCCGGCATACCCGTCATCAACGGCCTGTCTGATTTCAGTCATCCGTGCCAGGCCCTCAGCGACCTGTTCACCATCTATGAGAAGCACGGGCGTCTGGCCGGGCTGAAGCTGGCGTACGTCGGTGACGGCAACAACGTCGCTGTCTCACTGGCGCAGGCCGGCGCGCGCACAGGCATGCACATCACCATAGCCGCGCCGCCCGGCTTTCAGATTGCCGCCGCCGTGGGGCAGGCCGCCGCGGCCGAGGCGCTCCGGCAGGGGGGCAGCCTCACCCTGACCGCTGACCCGTTCGCGGCCGTGGCCGGCGCCGACATCATCTACACCGATACCTGGGCCAGCATGGGCCAGGAGGCTGAGGCCGGCCAGCGGCGCCTGGTCTTCCCCCCCTACCAGGTCAATGACGCGCTCCTCAAGGCCAGCGGCAACGCCGACGTACTCGTGATGCACTGTCTGCCCGCGCATCGTGGCGAGGAAATCACCGATGACGTCGCGGATGGTCCACACTCGGTGTTATGGGACCAAGCCGGGAATCGGATGCACTGCCAGAAGGCCATCCTGGCCCTCTTGTTGGCCTGA
- the der gene encoding ribosome biogenesis GTPase Der, with amino-acid sequence MTKPIVALVGRPNVGKSTLFNRLVGQRLAIVEDLPGTTRDRIYAEAQWTSVPFTLVDTGGLEALTQPARPSPEQPAALATASSGYVREIREQALIAIQEANVVVFVVDSEEGITAGDRDVAEILRRVADKVVLCANKADNAERRQAAVEFWELGLGEPLAVSAIHGTGTGDLLDAIVELLPPAVEEVTDDSIRIGIVGRPNVGKSSLLNALLGHDRAIVSELPGSTRDAIDTALTYEGQTITLIDTAGIRRRGKVEVGIEKYSVLRALKAIERADVVLLLVDAVEKVTAQDTHVAGFILEEHKSAVVIVNKWDAIEKDEHTMNEYRDQMRGELRFMDYVPVIFISAKTHQRVNTVLPTALRVVQARRLRITTGELNRLLRSAVDANQPRFKGGRRLRFYFATQASINPPTFVIFVNDPELLHFSYERYLENQIRAQYPFEGTPIKLVFRGKVGADDAEV; translated from the coding sequence ATGACAAAACCAATTGTCGCCTTAGTCGGGCGACCTAATGTAGGCAAATCTACCCTGTTCAACCGCCTGGTGGGGCAACGCCTGGCGATCGTCGAGGATTTGCCGGGCACCACGCGCGACCGCATCTATGCCGAAGCGCAATGGACCAGCGTTCCCTTTACGTTGGTGGACACCGGCGGCCTGGAAGCACTCACCCAGCCCGCGCGCCCGTCACCGGAACAGCCGGCTGCCCTCGCGACGGCTTCGTCAGGCTATGTGCGCGAGATTCGTGAGCAGGCTCTCATCGCCATCCAGGAGGCCAACGTGGTCGTCTTCGTGGTGGACAGCGAAGAAGGCATCACCGCCGGCGATCGTGACGTAGCCGAGATCCTGCGCCGCGTGGCCGACAAGGTAGTGCTGTGCGCCAACAAGGCCGACAACGCAGAGCGGCGCCAGGCCGCGGTGGAGTTCTGGGAACTGGGGCTGGGCGAGCCGCTGGCAGTGTCGGCCATCCACGGCACCGGCACCGGCGACTTGCTCGATGCCATTGTCGAGCTTCTGCCGCCCGCGGTCGAAGAAGTGACCGACGATTCGATCCGGATCGGTATCGTGGGCCGGCCCAACGTCGGCAAGTCCTCGCTCCTCAATGCGCTGTTAGGCCATGATCGTGCCATCGTCAGCGAGCTGCCCGGCAGCACGCGCGATGCCATTGACACCGCGCTGACCTATGAAGGGCAGACTATCACCCTGATTGACACCGCCGGCATCCGCCGCCGCGGCAAGGTCGAGGTGGGCATCGAAAAGTACAGCGTCCTGCGCGCGCTCAAGGCCATCGAACGGGCCGATGTGGTGCTGCTGTTGGTGGATGCCGTGGAGAAGGTCACGGCCCAGGACACCCACGTCGCCGGTTTCATCCTGGAGGAGCACAAGAGCGCGGTCGTCATCGTCAACAAATGGGATGCCATCGAGAAAGATGAGCATACCATGAACGAGTACCGCGACCAGATGCGCGGCGAGTTGCGTTTCATGGACTATGTCCCGGTGATCTTCATCAGCGCCAAGACGCACCAGCGCGTCAACACGGTTCTGCCCACCGCACTGCGCGTGGTGCAAGCGCGGCGGCTGCGCATCACCACCGGTGAGTTGAACCGTCTGCTGCGCAGCGCGGTGGACGCAAACCAGCCGCGTTTCAAGGGCGGGCGGCGTTTGCGTTTCTACTTTGCCACCCAGGCCAGTATCAACCCCCCCACCTTTGTGATCTTCGTCAACGACCCGGAGCTGTTGCACTTTTCGTATGAACGCTACCTGGAGAACCAGATTCGCGCGCAATACCCCTTCGAGGGCACGCCCATCAAGCTGGTGTTCCGCGGCAAAGTCGGCGCCGACGATGCAGAGGTGTGA
- the hflX gene encoding GTPase HflX codes for MSTHLIETDKPRDVALLVGVELPNQDTPWTLEDSMAELAQLARTVDVEVVATLTQTLHEINPATLIGKGKVEELIALCAASGANIVIFDEELSPRQQRVLEKLLGLEIKLLDRTALILDIFAQHASTREGALQVELAQYEYRKPRLTRQWTHLARQAGGGGGRGGNAGVGLRGPGETQLEVDKREIVRRITHLKHELEEVRKHRQQYRQRRRQAAIPVVSLVGYTNAGKSTLLNALTGAAVYAADQLFATLDPTTRRLVLPGGREVLLTDTVGFIQKLPTDLVAAFRATLEEVSEADLLLHVVDITHPNALEQAETVGEVLAEIGATDKPIVTALNKIDRLLPDESARTHELRARFPDGIPVSALTGEGLEKLIVVIEELLTESFTAIKVHIPYREGELVALFHQRGLIEEEKHDATGTTLVGRLPERVAPLFARYRR; via the coding sequence ATTTCTACGCATTTGATTGAAACCGATAAACCCCGTGATGTGGCGTTGCTGGTTGGTGTCGAACTACCGAATCAGGACACGCCCTGGACGCTTGAGGACTCGATGGCCGAGTTGGCGCAGTTGGCGCGCACCGTGGATGTGGAGGTGGTCGCGACGTTGACCCAAACGCTGCATGAGATCAACCCGGCCACGCTCATCGGCAAAGGCAAGGTGGAGGAGTTGATCGCCCTGTGTGCAGCCAGCGGGGCCAACATCGTGATCTTCGACGAAGAGCTGTCGCCGCGCCAGCAGCGTGTGCTTGAAAAACTGCTCGGCCTGGAGATCAAACTGCTCGACCGCACCGCGCTGATTCTGGACATCTTTGCCCAGCACGCCAGCACGCGCGAGGGCGCGCTGCAAGTGGAGCTGGCGCAGTACGAATATCGCAAGCCGCGCCTGACCCGACAGTGGACGCACCTGGCGCGACAGGCGGGTGGGGGCGGCGGCCGCGGGGGCAACGCCGGCGTGGGTCTGCGCGGCCCGGGCGAAACCCAGTTGGAGGTGGATAAGCGCGAGATTGTCCGGCGCATCACGCACCTGAAGCACGAACTGGAAGAGGTGCGCAAACACCGCCAACAGTATCGCCAGCGCCGACGTCAGGCCGCGATTCCGGTGGTGTCCCTGGTTGGCTATACGAATGCCGGCAAATCCACGCTGCTCAACGCGCTGACCGGCGCGGCGGTCTACGCGGCCGACCAACTGTTTGCCACGCTCGACCCCACCACGCGACGGCTGGTGCTGCCGGGCGGTCGCGAGGTCTTGCTGACCGACACGGTCGGTTTCATCCAGAAGCTGCCGACCGACCTGGTGGCTGCTTTTCGGGCGACGCTGGAAGAGGTCAGCGAAGCCGACCTCTTGCTACACGTAGTAGACATAACTCATCCGAATGCGTTGGAGCAGGCCGAGACAGTGGGGGAAGTGCTGGCGGAGATCGGCGCGACCGACAAGCCGATTGTCACCGCGCTGAACAAGATAGACCGCCTGCTGCCAGACGAATCGGCGCGCACGCATGAGTTGCGCGCGCGCTTTCCAGACGGCATTCCGGTGTCGGCGCTGACGGGGGAGGGGCTTGAGAAGCTGATCGTGGTCATCGAAGAACTCCTGACCGAGTCGTTCACCGCGATCAAGGTTCACATCCCGTACCGCGAGGGAGAGCTGGTCGCGCTGTTTCACCAACGCGGGCTGATCGAAGAGGAAAAGCACGACGCGACCGGCACCACGCTGGTGGGGCGGCTGCCGGAGCGAGTCGCGCCGCTGTTTGCGCGCTATCGGCGCTAG
- a CDS encoding LL-diaminopimelate aminotransferase, whose protein sequence is MRPAHRLDRIPPYVFAALAARVRALEAQGLDIIRLDIGSPDLPPADFIIEALAAASRRPDLHGYPSYTGTPALRRAIAAYYERRYGVSLHPDQEVLPLIGSKEGIVNLTVAWLDPGDLALVPDPAYPVYQMAAFIAGGEVYTLPLAAENGYLPDLDAIPAAVAQRARLLWLNYPNNPTGATADLAFFERAVHFARRHEILLCHDAPYCDVTFDDYRAPSLLSVPGAREVAVEFNSLSKSHNMAGWRVGMALGNPTAIKALTLVKSNADSGIFTAIQEAAITALTGDQSWLQARNAIYQARRDLVLAGLAAAGIQAEAPQAGLYVWAAVPPGFSAAAFATLLLEGTGVSLTPGSAFGAHGEGFVRASLGLDTERIQEAMRRVGAFRW, encoded by the coding sequence CTGCGCCCCGCACATCGCCTTGATCGCATTCCCCCCTATGTCTTTGCCGCCCTGGCCGCGCGCGTCCGTGCCCTGGAAGCCCAGGGCCTGGACATCATTCGCCTGGACATCGGCAGCCCGGATTTGCCACCGGCCGATTTCATCATCGAGGCGCTGGCCGCGGCCAGCCGCCGGCCCGATCTGCACGGCTATCCCAGCTACACCGGCACGCCCGCCCTGCGCCGCGCCATCGCCGCCTATTACGAACGTCGCTACGGCGTCAGTCTGCACCCTGACCAGGAAGTCCTGCCGCTGATTGGCTCCAAAGAGGGTATCGTCAACCTGACCGTCGCCTGGCTCGATCCGGGCGACCTGGCGCTCGTGCCGGACCCCGCCTACCCGGTCTACCAGATGGCCGCGTTCATCGCGGGCGGAGAGGTCTATACCCTGCCATTGGCCGCGGAAAACGGCTACCTGCCTGACCTGGACGCCATCCCGGCCGCGGTGGCGCAGCGCGCGCGGCTGCTGTGGCTGAACTACCCGAACAATCCGACCGGCGCCACGGCCGACCTGGCCTTCTTCGAGCGGGCGGTCCATTTTGCCCGCCGCCATGAGATTCTGCTCTGCCATGATGCCCCATACTGTGACGTGACCTTCGACGACTATCGGGCGCCCAGCCTGCTGTCCGTGCCGGGCGCCAGGGAGGTGGCGGTGGAGTTCAACTCCTTGAGCAAGTCGCACAACATGGCCGGTTGGCGCGTGGGCATGGCGCTGGGCAACCCGACGGCCATCAAGGCGCTGACCCTGGTCAAAAGCAATGCTGATTCGGGCATCTTCACCGCCATTCAGGAAGCAGCTATCACGGCGCTGACGGGCGATCAGTCCTGGCTGCAGGCGCGCAACGCCATCTACCAAGCGCGGCGCGACCTGGTGCTGGCAGGACTGGCCGCGGCCGGGATTCAGGCGGAAGCGCCCCAAGCCGGCCTTTACGTCTGGGCAGCCGTGCCGCCCGGCTTCAGCGCGGCCGCCTTTGCCACCCTGCTGTTGGAGGGAACGGGCGTCAGTCTGACGCCTGGCTCGGCCTTCGGCGCGCACGGCGAGGGCTTTGTGCGTGCTTCCCTGGGACTCGATACCGAACGCATTCAGGAAGCGATGCGCCGCGTGGGCGCATTTCGCTGGTAA
- a CDS encoding tyrosine-type recombinase/integrase, producing MADTASGATIATTIERFLNDAMVSTRGTRKTYRTALNALMEYVQDKHELDPAQALVTDLTVERLLAWATWLIDRRALQRRTMQTYLAALTSYVKFLHVNNLIDLPSNQAVRLTEGQRQIRRAQRPPQSVPHPPTAEQIEKILKAVRERVIEPGNERLELARLRNIAIVETLRSTGLRVAELCNLRRKQLRQDKSAWVIGKGGKEREVFFDNTAWRAIQTYVEARRMLDGASGRPQGELPVFARHDKRASNKVLKITTTSVERLFVEIMTAAGLNDAGITPHSLRHYFATKVYQATHDLGVTQTILGHSSPVTTRIYAKLEDGALRAAHEAAFGRSIRIESQE from the coding sequence ATGGCAGACACGGCCAGCGGCGCAACCATTGCTACAACCATTGAGCGCTTTCTGAATGATGCGATGGTAAGTACGCGCGGCACGCGTAAGACGTATCGCACGGCGCTCAACGCCCTCATGGAGTACGTGCAGGACAAACATGAACTTGATCCTGCACAAGCCCTGGTAACTGACCTGACCGTTGAACGACTCCTTGCGTGGGCAACGTGGCTTATTGACAGACGCGCCCTCCAGCGGCGCACAATGCAAACCTATCTCGCCGCGCTCACTTCTTACGTCAAGTTTCTGCATGTCAACAATCTGATTGACTTGCCAAGCAACCAGGCTGTCCGCCTCACGGAGGGACAGCGTCAAATACGCCGGGCCCAGCGGCCGCCACAAAGCGTACCCCACCCCCCCACCGCGGAGCAAATCGAAAAAATCCTCAAAGCTGTTCGTGAACGCGTCATCGAACCTGGCAACGAGCGCCTGGAACTGGCACGCCTGCGCAACATCGCCATCGTGGAAACACTGCGTTCAACCGGCTTGCGCGTCGCAGAACTGTGCAATTTGCGTCGCAAGCAGTTACGTCAAGACAAATCTGCCTGGGTCATCGGTAAAGGCGGCAAGGAACGAGAGGTGTTTTTTGACAACACGGCATGGCGCGCGATCCAGACTTATGTCGAAGCTCGGCGCATGTTGGACGGCGCCAGCGGTCGTCCTCAGGGCGAATTGCCGGTGTTCGCTCGTCACGATAAGCGTGCCAGCAACAAAGTATTGAAGATCACAACCACGTCGGTCGAGCGGTTGTTCGTTGAGATCATGACCGCTGCAGGCCTGAACGACGCTGGGATTACGCCACACTCTCTACGCCACTATTTTGCCACCAAGGTCTATCAGGCCACGCACGATCTGGGTGTGACACAAACCATCTTGGGCCATAGCTCACCCGTCACCACTCGAATCTATGCCAAGTTGGAAGATGGGGCTTTACGCGCTGCGCACGAGGCTGCGTTTGGGCGAAGCATTCGCATCGAATCGCAGGAATAG
- a CDS encoding M28 family peptidase, which produces MSRIRFIEITLLVALVAALTFFGYIGYEAIPKPTPTPIPRLTFDGALALEQVDAQMAFGPRPTGSEANLRLGDAITQTLQALGWQTTIQDFTYRDTPARNILAHRAAVSAAGPTPGPTRSSARRPVVLLGAHYDTRLYADNDPDVSRRDEPVPGANDGASGVAVLLELARSLDAAAIGDDIWLAFFDAEDNGRINGWEFIAGSRFMAQNLPMPTKPEVVIVVDMIGDADQQIYLERNSDEKYQQQLWQIAARLGFETVFIPEPKWTMVDDHIPFKEAGIPAVDIIDFDYPYWHTTQDTTDKLSGDSLERVGRVLEVWLEETR; this is translated from the coding sequence ATGTCGCGTATTCGCTTTATTGAAATAACCCTGCTCGTCGCGTTGGTGGCCGCGTTGACCTTCTTTGGCTACATTGGTTATGAGGCCATTCCCAAACCGACGCCGACGCCGATTCCCCGCCTGACCTTCGACGGCGCGCTGGCGCTGGAGCAGGTTGATGCCCAAATGGCTTTCGGCCCGCGCCCCACCGGCAGCGAGGCCAACCTGCGCCTGGGCGACGCCATCACCCAGACCTTGCAAGCGCTCGGCTGGCAGACGACCATTCAGGACTTCACTTATCGCGACACCCCGGCGCGCAATATCCTGGCCCACCGTGCCGCTGTATCAGCGGCCGGGCCGACGCCAGGGCCAACGCGGAGCAGCGCCAGGCGCCCGGTCGTGCTGCTGGGCGCGCATTACGACACACGGCTGTACGCGGACAACGACCCGGATGTCAGCCGGCGTGATGAACCGGTGCCGGGCGCCAACGACGGCGCCAGCGGCGTGGCGGTTCTCCTGGAGCTGGCGCGCAGCCTGGACGCGGCGGCCATCGGGGATGACATCTGGCTGGCCTTCTTCGACGCAGAGGACAACGGCCGCATCAACGGCTGGGAGTTCATCGCCGGCTCGCGCTTCATGGCGCAGAATCTGCCGATGCCGACGAAGCCCGAGGTGGTGATTGTTGTGGACATGATTGGCGACGCCGATCAGCAGATCTACCTGGAGCGCAACTCAGACGAGAAGTACCAGCAGCAGCTCTGGCAAATCGCGGCCAGGCTCGGTTTCGAGACGGTATTCATCCCCGAGCCCAAGTGGACCATGGTGGATGACCATATCCCCTTCAAGGAAGCAGGAATTCCGGCCGTGGACATCATTGATTTCGATTACCCCTACTGGCACACGACCCAGGATACGACCGACAAACTCAGCGGGGACAGCCTGGAACGAGTGGGGCGCGTGCTGGAGGTTTGGCTCGAAGAGACGAGGTAA
- a CDS encoding TIGR00159 family protein, with the protein MGPSRESDALPEGHPGPLVGLTHPGSSFVLSAITGILSRFTFQSAVDILLVAAVFYALLRLFRGTAAVQLLRGILVLTFGVVLVTNMVELTAFRWLVSNSLNVVLVAIPVIFQPELRRALEKLGRTTPLFGRRASQAATEFLVSELIRTVDTLSQRKHGAIIILEGTTGLEEYIETGTRLDSTVSHELLLTIFFPNTALHDGAVIVRSDRILAAGCVLPLTQRQFADTQMGTRHRAAVGITEQNDALSIVVSEETGIISVSRHGRIVRRLDEKRLRKILQGFYEPRLQPQNER; encoded by the coding sequence ATGGGACCAAGCCGGGAATCGGATGCACTGCCAGAAGGCCATCCTGGCCCTCTTGTTGGCCTGACTCATCCAGGGAGTTCGTTCGTCTTGAGCGCGATCACCGGAATTTTAAGTCGCTTCACGTTCCAGAGCGCCGTCGACATACTACTCGTGGCGGCGGTCTTCTACGCGTTACTGCGCCTGTTCCGGGGCACCGCGGCCGTGCAACTGTTGCGCGGCATCCTGGTCTTGACTTTCGGAGTAGTGCTTGTCACCAACATGGTGGAACTGACCGCCTTTCGCTGGCTGGTCAGCAATTCGCTGAATGTCGTGTTAGTGGCGATCCCGGTCATCTTTCAGCCAGAGCTGCGCCGCGCGCTGGAAAAGCTAGGCCGCACAACGCCGCTCTTCGGCCGGCGCGCATCGCAGGCCGCGACCGAATTCCTGGTCAGTGAGTTGATTCGCACCGTGGACACGCTCTCCCAGCGGAAGCATGGCGCGATCATCATCCTGGAAGGCACGACCGGCCTGGAGGAGTACATCGAAACCGGCACGCGGCTCGATTCAACCGTTTCGCATGAATTGTTACTGACGATCTTTTTTCCTAACACGGCCCTCCACGATGGCGCAGTCATCGTGCGCAGCGACCGTATCCTGGCCGCTGGCTGCGTCTTGCCGCTGACACAGCGGCAGTTTGCAGACACGCAGATGGGAACACGGCACCGGGCCGCGGTCGGCATCACCGAGCAAAACGATGCCCTCTCCATCGTCGTTTCGGAAGAAACAGGCATCATCTCGGTCTCGCGCCATGGCCGCATCGTGCGCCGGCTGGACGAAAAACGGCTGCGGAAGATCCTGCAGGGTTTCTACGAACCGCGGCTGCAGCCGCAAAATGAGCGCTGA
- a CDS encoding fumarylacetoacetate hydrolase family protein: MRIVRYAYQAPLRGAVRHYGAVRHYGAEDVIGSAPCVAHGVLQQDEHILRLASSPFHGAWETMGAPVPLAQVRLLAPCEPSKIVCIGRNYAAHAAEHQAPVPSQPLIFLKPPSALLAPGAAIELTPLSAQVEHEAELVVVIGRRCRHVPAAQALAMVLGYTCGNDVTARDLQRQDGQWARAKGFDTFCPLGPWIETDLDPTQVEVTCLVNGAERQRGSTADLIFPVAQLIAYVTQAMTLEPGDVIMTGTPAGVGPLHAGDEVVVRISGIGELRNAVI, from the coding sequence GCGCAGAGGATGTCATCGGCTCTGCGCCATGTGTGGCGCATGGTGTGCTGCAACAGGACGAGCACATTCTGAGGCTGGCTTCGTCTCCGTTTCATGGCGCGTGGGAAACAATGGGCGCGCCTGTGCCATTGGCCCAGGTGCGGCTGCTCGCGCCCTGCGAACCCAGCAAGATCGTGTGCATTGGCCGCAACTACGCCGCCCACGCGGCCGAGCATCAAGCGCCGGTGCCCTCCCAGCCGCTCATCTTCCTCAAGCCGCCCAGCGCACTGCTCGCGCCCGGCGCCGCCATCGAGCTGACGCCGCTATCCGCGCAGGTCGAGCATGAGGCCGAGCTGGTGGTGGTCATTGGCCGTCGTTGCCGCCATGTGCCCGCCGCGCAGGCGCTGGCGATGGTCCTGGGCTACACCTGCGGCAACGACGTGACCGCGCGCGATTTGCAGCGCCAGGACGGCCAGTGGGCGCGCGCCAAAGGCTTCGACACCTTCTGCCCGCTTGGCCCGTGGATCGAAACCGACCTCGATCCAACCCAGGTCGAGGTCACCTGCCTGGTCAACGGCGCCGAACGCCAGCGCGGCTCCACCGCAGACCTGATCTTCCCGGTCGCACAGTTGATCGCTTACGTCACCCAGGCCATGACCCTGGAGCCGGGCGATGTCATCATGACAGGTACACCAGCCGGGGTAGGCCCGCTGCACGCCGGCGATGAGGTCGTCGTGCGTATCAGCGGCATCGGCGAGCTGCGCAATGCGGTCATCTAG